A window of the Oryza brachyantha chromosome 5, ObraRS2, whole genome shotgun sequence genome harbors these coding sequences:
- the LOC102715303 gene encoding carboxymethylenebutenolidase homolog, whose protein sequence is MAAAVTAPPSVPRASPRRGRRAAGLSSLIRPPALAPGARLSSSLTRPRSWDVARRCSSRTEVAANVDDDEACELVSGADLVIGGDGDDDDDGESVRAYLLKAVKNNNGTGVLLLSDVFGFEDSATRDFAYRVACHGYNVLVPDLFRGSPWKKTEKDGFEAWLAGHAPERVSGDIDACTKWLVDEFTAAGVSKKLGMIGFCYGGGRLVETLVRDGGAGYSAGVCFYGSRMDASLAPRLAAPVLFVCGDGDPLCAVETVREMESRARGAKAVVYAGRGHAFAHRPQSLEDDGDAEDAFALMRGWLHDHLLA, encoded by the exons ATGGCGGCCGCGGTCACCGCGCCACCGTCTGTCCCCCGCGCGTCCccgcggcgggggcgccgcgccgccggcctgtCGTCGCTCAtccgcccgcccgcgctcgcgccggGAGCACGCCTGTCGTCCTCTCTGACT AGACCTCGCAGCTGGGACGTCGCCCGGCGCTGCAGCAGCCGGAccgaggtggcggcgaacgtcgacgacgacgaggcgtgCGAGCTGGTGAGCGGCGCCGACCTCGtcatcggcggcgacggcgacgacgacgacgacggggagaGCGTCCGCGCGTACCTTCTCAAGGCCGTCAAGAACAACAACGGCACCGGCGTGCTCCTCCTCTCCGACGTGTTCGGCTTCGAGGACTCCGCCACCCGCGACTTCGCCTACCGCGTCGCGTGCCACGGCTACAA TGTCCTTGTGCCGGACCTGTTCCGGGGTAGCCCGTGGAAGAAGACGGAGAAGGACGGCTTCGAGGCGTGGCTGGCCGGGCACGCGCCGGAGAGGGTGTCGGGCGACATCGACGCTTGCACCAAGTGGCTGGTGGACGAGTTCACGGCAGCGGGGGTGTCCAAGAAGCTCGGCATGATCGGGTTCTGCTACGGAGGCGGCCGCCTGGTGGAGACGCTggtgcgcgacggcggcgccggctacaGCGCGGGCGTCTGCTTCTACGGGTCCCGGATGGACGCGTCGCTGGCGCCGCGGCTCGCCGCGCCCGTGCTGTTCGTCTGCGGCGACGGGGACCCGCTGTGCGCCGTGGAGACCGTGCGGGAGATGGAGTCCCGCGCCAGGGGCGCCAAGGCCGTGGTGTACGCCGGCAGGGGCCACGCGTTCGCGCACCGGCCGCAGTCGctggaggacgacggcgacgccgaggacgCGTTCGCGCTCATGCGCGGCTGGCTCCACGACCACCTCCTCGCCTGA
- the LOC102715580 gene encoding FT-interacting protein 3-like, producing MKGAMPSRPFMVPGPGGPMPPPQQFGLVETRPPLAAVLRPRFNIPGLHPSAAAASAAGKIASTYDLVESMRFLYVHVVKARDLPAVSAAGTIDPFVEVKLGNFKGTTPVLGCNHNPSWKQVFAFSATHLQAHVLEVAVKAKDLAGGDDLIGRVGFDLAEVPIRVPPDSPLAPQWYRLETKRGEKTRGEIMLSVWLGTQADEAFPDAWHSDAHAAAPAAVASTRAKVYFSPKLVYLRVAAVGAQDLVPHDTSRPVNSCVKLQLAGQVRRTRPGAPPGTLNPIWNEEFMFVVSEPFDEPLFVTVEDRVGPGRDEPLGRIVLPLNAAMPRHDHFGKPVEPRWYSLARPSDDPDKKEGKFASKIQLRMSLDFGYHVLDESTYYSSDLQPSSKHTRKPSIGILELGILGARNLIPMKGKDGRTTDAYCVAKYGPKWVRTRTILNTLNPQWNEQYTWEVFDPCTVITVVVFDNNQIGKNCDARDESIGKVRIRLSTLETDRVYTHFYPLLALKTSGLKKTGELHLAVRFTCTAWVNMIALYGRPLLPKMHYTQPISVLQLDYLRHQAMQIVAARLSRAEPPLRREVVEYMLDVGSHMFSLRRSKANFYRITSLFCGFAATAKWYDGIRSWRNPITTVLVHMLFLILICYPELILPTIFLYMFMIGLWNYRYRPRHPPYMDTKLCHAEFTNQDELDEEFDSFPSSRPADIVRMRYDRLRSVGGRVQTVVGDLATQGERAHALLSWRDPRATAIFIFLSLVVAIVLYVTPFQVLLVIAMLYLLRHPRFRSRMPSVPFNFYRRLPAKSDMLL from the coding sequence ATGAAGGGAGCAATGCCGTCGCGGCCGTTCATGGTGCCGGGACCGGGGGGCCCGATGCCCCCGCCGCAGCAGTTCGGGCTGGTGGAGACGCGGCCGCCGCTGGCGGCGGTGCTGCGGCCGCGCTTCAACATCCCGGGGCTccacccctccgccgccgcggcctccgcggCGGGCAAGATCGCGTCGACCTACGACCTCGTGGAGTCGATGCGGTTCCTCTACGTGCACGTGGTGAAGGCGCGGGACCTccccgccgtctccgccgccggcaccaTCGACCCCTTCGTCGAGGTGAAGCTCGGCAACTTCAAGGGCACCACGCCCGTGCTCGGCTGCAACCACAACCCGTCGTGGAAGCAGGTTTTCGCCTTCTCCGCCACGCACCTGCAGGCGCATGTGCTTGAGGTGGCCGTCAAGGCGAAagatctcgccggcggcgatgatcTCATCGGCCGCGTGGGGTTCGACCTCGCCGAGGTGCCGATCCGAGTTCCGCCGGACTCCCCGTTGGCTCCCCAGTGGTACCGGCTCGAGACCAAGCGCGGCGAGAAGACCCGCGGAGAGATCATGCTTTCCGTGTGGCTCGGGACTCAGGCCGACGAGGCCTTCCCGGATGCCTGGCACTCCGATGCCCATGCGGCGGCGCCTGCGGCCGTAGCTTCCACGCGCGCCAAGGTATACTTCTCCCCCAAGCtcgtgtacctccgcgtcgccgccgtcggggcGCAGGACCTCGTGCCGCACGACACGTCGCGCCCAGTGAACTCCTGCGTCAAGCTCCAGCTCGCCGGGCAGGTGCGGCGCACGCGCCCCGGCGCGCCGCCTGGCACATTGAACCCCATATGGAACGAGGAGTTCATGTTCGTCGTGTCCGAGCCCTTCGACGAGCCGCTGTTCGTCACCGTCGAGGACCGCGTCGGGCCGGGGCGCGACGAGCCTCTCGGCCGCATCGTGCTGCCCCTCAACGCCGCGATGCCACGTCACGACCACTTCGGCAAGCCGGTGGAGCCGCGGTGGTACAGCCTCGCGCGCCCCAGCGACGATCCTGACAAGAAGGAAGGCAAGTTTGCGAGCAAGATACAGCTTCGGATGTCGCTCGACTTTGGGTACCATGTTCTCGACGAGTCCACTTACTACAGTAGTGATCTCCAGCCATCATCCAAGCACACACGGAAGCCAAGCATTGGGATCCTTGAGCTGGGGATTCTTGGAGCACGCAACTTGATACCAATGAAGGGCAAGGATGGGCGCACCACCGACGCTTATTGTGTTGCCAAGTATGGACCAAAGTGGGTGCGCACGAGAACCATTCTCAATACGCTGAATCCGCAGTGGAATGAGCAGTATACTTGGGAGGTGTTTGATCCCTGCACGGTGATCACAGTGGTGGTTTTCGATAACAACCAGATTGGCAAGAATTGTGATGCCCGGGATGAGAGTATTGGCAAGGTCAGAATCCGTCTCTCGACACTGGAGACTGACCGGGTGTACACTCATTTCTACCCTTTGTTGGCTCTCAAGACCAGTGGCCTTAAGAAGACTGGAGAATTGCATTTGGCTGTGCGATTTACATGTACGGCGTGGGTGAACATGATTGCGCTGTATGGTCGTCCACTGCTGCCAAAGATGCATTACACACAGCCAATCTCAGTGTTGCAGTTGGACTATCTGAGGCACCAGGCAATGCAGATTGTTGCGGCGAGGCTTAGCCGAGCTGAGCCTCCACTTCGCAGGGAGGTTGTGGAGTACATGCTCGATGTGGGATCACACATGTTCAGTCTCCGGCGCAGCAAGGCCAATTTCTATCGTATCACCTCGCTGTTCTGTGGTTTTGCAGCGACTGCTAAGTGGTATGATGGCATCAGGAGCTGGCGAAACCCAATTACAACAGTGTTGGTGCACATGTTGTTCCTAATACTGATCTGCTACCCGGAGCTCATCCTGCCTACCATCTTCCTGTACATGTTCATGATTGGATTGTGGAATTACCGTTACAGGCCAAGGCATCCACCTTACATGGACACTAAGCTATGTCATGCTGAGTTTACAAACCAAGATGAGCTTGATGAGGAGTTTGACTCATTTCCGAGCAGCAGACCAGCAGACATTGTAAGAATGCGCTATGATAGACTAAGGAGTGTTGGAGGTCGTGTGCAGACGGTGGTTGGTGACCTGGCAACACAAGGTGAGAGAGCCCATGCTTTGCTTAGCTGGAGAGACCCTCGGGCCACCGCCATCTTCATATTTCTGTCCCTGGTTGTTGCCATTGTGCTGTATGTGACGCCATTCCAGGTTCTGCTTGTTATTGCAATGCTATACCTGTTGCGCCATCCTCGGTTCCGCAGCAGGATGCCCTCTGTTCCATTCAATTTCTACAGGAGATTACCTGCCAAGTCTGATATGCTCCTTTGA
- the LOC102715855 gene encoding myb-related protein 308, with the protein MGRSPCCEKAHTNKGAWTKEEDQRLIAYIRAHGEGCWRSLPKAAGLLRCGKSCRLRWMNYLRPDLKRGNFTDDEDELIIRLHGLLGNKWSLIAGQLPGRTDNEIKNYWNTHIKRKLLARGIDPQTHRPLLAGSSNGDGATAPNRAPRLAPPHPISVPAKAAAAAAIFAVTTEPPPPAAAPQVDSSSDDGGRSSSGGTTSTEEPRCPDLNLELSVGPSPSSPPADTTPTSSRPVCLCYHLGFHRGEACSCQADSKGPQEFRYFRPLEQGQYI; encoded by the exons ATGGGGAGGTCGCCGTGCTGCGAGAAGGCGCACACGAACAAGGGGGCGTGGACGAAGGAGGAGGACCAAAGGCTCATCGCGTACATCAGGGCGCACGGGGAGGGATGCTGGCGGTCGCTGCCCAAGGCGGCGGGGCTGCTGCGCTGCGGCAAGAGCTGCCGGCTCCGGTGGATGAACTACCTCAGGCCGGACCTCAAGCGCGGGAACTtcaccgacgacgaggacgagctcATCATCCGCCTCCACGGCCTCCTCGGCAACAA GTGGTCTCTGATCGCCGGCCAGCTGCCGGGGAGGACGGACAACGAGATCAAGAACTATTGGAACACGCACATCAAGCGCAAGCTCCTCGCCCGCGGCATCGACCCGCAGACGCACCGCCCGCTGCTTGCCGGCAGCAGCAACGGTGacggcgccaccgcgccgAACAGGGCGCCTCGCCTGGCGCCGCCGCATCCCATATCCGTCCCGGCgaaggcggccgccgccgccgcgatctTCGCCGTGACGACAGagccgccgcccccggcggcggcgccccagGTCGACTCCTCctcggacgacggcggccgcagcagcagcggcggcaccaCGAGCACGGAGGAGCCGCGGTGCCCGGACCTCAACCTCGAGCTGTCGGTGgggccgtcgccgagctcgccgccggccgacacGACGCCCACCAGCTCCCGGCCGGTCTGCCTCTGCTACCACCTCGGCTTCCACCGCGGCGAGGCGTGCAGCTGTCAGGCTGACAGCAAGGGCCCACAGGAGTTCAGATATTTCAGGCCGTTGGAACAAGGCCAGTACATATGA